Proteins encoded together in one Campylobacter peloridis LMG 23910 window:
- the cysD gene encoding sulfate adenylyltransferase subunit CysD, giving the protein MDYKITQTYCLKNFEYYIGYLEYLESESIHIIREVIAEFEKPAMLYSIGKDSSVMLHLLQKAFYPSLPPLPLVHVDTTWKFKEMIDFRDKRAKELGMELIVYQNPKIKELNLSPFAHGSSMHTDIAKTQGLKQMLDLYQFDAVFGGARRDEEKSRAKERIYSFRDENHSWDPKNQRPELWDIYNARHKKGESIRVFPLSNWTELDIWQYIYKENIPLPSLYFAKKRPVVEYMGAKILVDDERMPKELAKNAKEELVRFRTLGCYPLTGAINSSASNVLEIIEELLLSKTSERQGRLIDTDEEASMEKKKKEGYF; this is encoded by the coding sequence ATGGATTATAAAATTACTCAAACATATTGCCTTAAAAATTTTGAATATTATATAGGTTATTTAGAATATTTAGAATCAGAGTCTATTCATATCATCCGTGAGGTGATAGCTGAATTTGAAAAACCAGCTATGCTTTATAGTATAGGTAAAGATAGTTCGGTTATGCTTCATCTTTTACAAAAAGCATTTTATCCAAGCTTACCTCCACTTCCTTTAGTGCATGTAGATACTACATGGAAATTTAAAGAGATGATAGATTTTAGAGACAAACGCGCCAAAGAGCTTGGCATGGAGCTTATAGTTTATCAAAATCCTAAAATCAAAGAATTAAATCTTTCTCCATTTGCACATGGCTCATCTATGCATACAGATATTGCTAAAACGCAAGGTTTAAAACAAATGCTTGATTTATATCAGTTTGATGCAGTATTTGGTGGTGCAAGACGCGATGAAGAAAAATCGCGTGCAAAAGAAAGAATTTATTCTTTTCGTGATGAAAACCACTCATGGGATCCGAAAAATCAACGCCCAGAATTATGGGATATTTACAACGCTCGTCATAAAAAAGGTGAATCCATAAGAGTTTTTCCACTTAGCAATTGGACTGAGCTTGATATATGGCAGTATATTTATAAAGAAAATATTCCTTTGCCAAGTCTTTATTTTGCTAAAAAGCGACCGGTGGTAGAGTACATGGGAGCTAAAATTTTAGTCGATGATGAGCGTATGCCAAAAGAACTTGCTAAAAATGCTAAAGAAGAATTGGTCCGTTTTAGAACCCTAGGTTGCTACCCACTAACTGGAGCTATAAACTCAAGTGCTAGCAATGTCTTAGAAATCATCGAAGAACTTTTGCTTTCTAAAACAAGTGAAAGACAAGGTAGACTTATAGACACTGATGAAGAAGCAAGTATGGAAAAAAAGAAAAAAGAGGGGTATTTTTGA
- a CDS encoding methyltransferase domain-containing protein — MFNGAKKYIRKIFKQDIISIFKIQIKDIDYLEIIDNHIYYVKRNKLFVIYDCNKININSLEDYSREYKINLYCISIWQLNNKLYCSAKNEENLYNIIDIFNNVVIYTYEYPILEEYLKINKKQGLFLFDSCDKNQSIVLSISVNNKINVILDENVKILSIAYLKPYIYVSIKKYKESIIKIISQIGIFGKIKKISKEVTCGLYYKLMVKNKELLLCQDGPTKIFNLNKKIVFDDSIGSNIGSQVNSYITITNKFRRTYLLFSTWRNTKNYPKSCLYFIRNETKRLVKNYDNIEYSDKLKWSGYKSYRIGKLCFDEKIIFCNKYDYPMVVEFSNYSYKNLINSVVSFCDDKTIIMDDKIKNIENIQTNKYINNFNKNDLTSIKSTNFFITIDTEQHVKNIPFALTGEGLEKQCGVYLIMDILEKYSLKGVFFVNIYEHKNFNGVIERIIKDINDRGHEVGLHYHANSSSKWKNNLIEYSLNEQVDILNYGKNFIFNIIGKYPLSFRGGGYQINMDTFKALEICGFKYDSSAFVSYKQNIIYNSINKITKYNNIIEFPVTTNFLFGYLTKLDLNAQGNANDMLNIMNTHRFNGLENIIVMLHSFSFIKWYKGNDERLKSKLKFTGNRYAIGVNDNLIKEFEIFCKNISDNNEFKNVLFEDLKKEEIEECLVSEKDFVPKNIIEYNNGENICPICENKVSFQEYRNRKNAICPKCRSLERMRFKYLYLKRNLHIDIMKDKNILHIGPAMCVYDKLKLLNQVNYITSDPFSDSMYKYPLENIPFKDNYFDIIICIGILIHVLDDDKCLKEMYRLLSKNGKLILWVGDLYDDKTIERYNRADFDKMKAISFDYPMNLSDGKTILLDDGSIGYNPRYSTRTYGKDFIQKLKNIGYHVDIVNSKDIAGYRKYGLIENDILIIGSKL; from the coding sequence ATGTTTAATGGTGCTAAGAAATATATACGCAAAATTTTTAAACAAGATATTATTAGTATTTTTAAAATACAAATAAAAGATATTGATTATTTAGAAATAATAGATAATCATATTTATTATGTAAAGAGAAATAAATTGTTTGTGATATACGATTGTAATAAAATTAATATTAATTCTTTGGAGGATTATTCAAGAGAATACAAGATTAATTTATATTGTATATCTATATGGCAATTAAATAACAAGTTATACTGTTCTGCTAAAAATGAAGAGAATCTATATAACATTATCGATATATTTAATAATGTTGTTATATATACATATGAATATCCTATTTTAGAGGAATATCTTAAAATAAATAAAAAACAAGGGTTGTTTTTATTTGATAGTTGTGATAAAAATCAATCAATTGTACTATCTATAAGTGTCAATAATAAAATAAATGTAATTTTGGATGAAAACGTAAAAATACTTTCTATAGCATATTTAAAACCATATATATATGTTAGTATAAAAAAATACAAAGAGTCTATAATAAAAATTATTTCTCAAATTGGTATTTTTGGAAAAATTAAAAAAATTTCCAAAGAAGTTACATGTGGTTTATATTATAAATTAATGGTAAAAAATAAAGAGCTTTTATTATGTCAAGATGGCCCTACTAAGATTTTCAATTTAAATAAAAAAATTGTTTTTGATGATTCCATAGGTAGCAATATTGGTTCTCAAGTTAATTCGTATATAACTATAACAAATAAATTTAGAAGAACTTATTTATTATTTAGTACTTGGAGAAATACAAAAAATTATCCAAAATCGTGTTTATATTTTATTAGAAATGAAACTAAAAGACTTGTTAAAAATTATGATAATATAGAATATAGTGATAAATTAAAGTGGAGTGGATATAAAAGTTATAGAATTGGAAAATTATGTTTTGATGAAAAAATAATTTTTTGTAATAAGTATGATTATCCTATGGTTGTTGAATTTTCAAACTATTCTTATAAAAATTTGATTAATAGTGTTGTTTCTTTTTGTGATGATAAAACTATTATTATGGATGATAAAATTAAAAATATAGAAAATATTCAAACCAATAAATATATAAATAATTTTAATAAAAATGATTTAACTTCAATAAAATCTACAAATTTTTTTATAACAATAGATACAGAACAGCATGTTAAAAATATACCTTTTGCTTTAACAGGAGAAGGATTAGAAAAACAATGCGGTGTTTATTTGATTATGGATATATTAGAAAAATATAGTTTAAAAGGTGTATTTTTCGTAAATATATATGAGCATAAAAATTTTAATGGAGTTATTGAAAGAATAATTAAAGATATAAATGATAGAGGACATGAAGTTGGATTACATTATCATGCAAATTCATCATCTAAATGGAAAAATAATTTAATAGAATATTCTTTAAATGAGCAAGTTGATATTTTAAATTATGGCAAAAATTTTATATTTAATATTATTGGAAAATATCCATTATCTTTTAGAGGAGGTGGATACCAAATAAATATGGACACTTTTAAGGCATTAGAAATTTGTGGCTTTAAATATGATTCTTCAGCTTTTGTTTCTTATAAACAGAATATAATTTATAACTCTATTAACAAAATAACAAAATATAATAATATTATTGAATTTCCAGTAACTACAAATTTTTTATTTGGTTATCTTACAAAGTTAGATTTAAATGCCCAAGGAAATGCAAACGATATGTTAAATATAATGAATACGCATAGATTTAATGGTCTTGAAAATATAATAGTAATGTTACATTCTTTTTCGTTTATAAAATGGTATAAAGGAAATGATGAAAGATTAAAATCGAAATTAAAATTTACGGGCAATAGATATGCAATAGGAGTTAATGATAACTTGATTAAAGAATTTGAAATTTTTTGCAAGAATATTTCAGATAATAATGAATTTAAAAATGTGTTATTTGAAGATTTAAAAAAAGAAGAAATTGAAGAATGTTTAGTTAGTGAGAAGGATTTTGTCCCAAAAAATATCATAGAATATAATAATGGAGAAAATATTTGTCCTATATGTGAAAATAAAGTTTCTTTTCAAGAATATAGAAATAGAAAAAATGCTATTTGTCCAAAATGTAGATCATTAGAGAGAATGAGATTTAAATATTTGTATTTAAAAAGAAATTTACATATAGATATTATGAAAGATAAAAATATTTTGCACATAGGTCCTGCTATGTGTGTATATGATAAATTAAAATTATTAAATCAAGTTAATTATATAACTTCTGATCCATTTTCTGATTCTATGTATAAGTATCCATTGGAAAATATACCTTTTAAGGATAATTATTTTGATATTATTATATGTATAGGTATTTTAATTCATGTATTAGATGATGATAAATGTTTGAAAGAAATGTATAGATTATTATCTAAAAATGGTAAATTAATACTTTGGGTTGGAGATTTATATGATGATAAAACCATTGAAAGATATAATAGAGCTGATTTTGATAAGATGAAAGCAATAAGTTTTGATTATCCTATGAATTTATCAGATGGAAAAACAATATTATTAGATGATGGGAGTATAGGTTATAATCCAAGGTATTCAACCAGAACTTATGGTAAGGATTTTATACAGAAATTGAAAAATATAGGTTATCATGTGGATATTGTAAATTCTAAAGATATTGCAGGATATAGAAAATATGGATTAATAGAAAATGATATTTTAATTATAGGAAGTAAATTATGA
- the cysN gene encoding sulfate adenylyltransferase subunit CysN → MKTNVEKYLKEHENKELCRFITCGSVDDGKSTLIGRMLYDAKMLFEDQILSLEKDSKKLGNAGKKLDFALLVDGLASEREQGITIDVAYRFFTSEKRKFIIADTPGHEQYTRNMATGASTADIAIILIDARKGVLTQTKRHSYIASLLGIKQFIIAVNKMDLIDYNQEIFNTICKNYQEILPYLKNHECIKTHFVPICALDGDNIAFKSINMPWYSGKTLSELLDTLPIATSLSDEFIMSVQYVNRPHLNFRGFCGNIASGSINVKDKVVILPSLKTSKIKQIITPSIKSLNIPSKNEKVKSAKNTSFPSAITLTLEDEIDISRGDVIASKNHSIEISNSFKAMVIWMSEVKFNLNENYLIKIANLTTNVVFEKIDFKKDINTFKEFQSDELKLNDIAKCTLKLNKKTALKAYKDNKTLGSFIIIDKYSNETLAAGMVEEILASEEKSRIYTQAEIELNAYIRKNYPEWGCKKI, encoded by the coding sequence ATGAAAACAAATGTAGAAAAATACCTAAAAGAACATGAAAATAAAGAGCTTTGTAGATTTATCACTTGTGGTAGTGTAGATGATGGCAAATCTACCCTTATAGGTAGAATGCTTTATGATGCGAAAATGCTTTTTGAAGATCAAATTTTATCTTTAGAAAAAGATAGTAAAAAGCTTGGTAATGCAGGAAAAAAGCTTGATTTTGCGCTTTTAGTAGATGGTCTTGCAAGCGAGAGAGAGCAAGGTATAACTATAGATGTAGCATATAGATTTTTCACAAGTGAAAAAAGAAAATTCATCATAGCAGATACCCCAGGCCATGAACAATACACTAGAAACATGGCAACAGGTGCTAGCACAGCTGATATTGCTATCATACTTATAGATGCTAGAAAAGGGGTTTTAACTCAAACTAAAAGGCATTCTTATATAGCGAGTTTGCTTGGCATAAAACAATTTATTATTGCTGTTAATAAAATGGATTTGATTGATTATAATCAAGAAATTTTTAATACAATCTGCAAAAATTATCAAGAAATTTTACCATACTTAAAAAATCATGAGTGTATTAAAACCCACTTTGTTCCTATATGTGCATTAGATGGAGATAACATAGCTTTTAAAAGCATTAATATGCCTTGGTATAGTGGAAAAACCTTATCTGAGCTTTTGGATACTTTGCCTATTGCTACTAGCTTGAGTGATGAGTTTATCATGAGTGTGCAATATGTCAATCGCCCTCATTTAAATTTTAGAGGCTTTTGTGGAAATATTGCTAGTGGTAGTATAAATGTTAAAGATAAAGTTGTGATTTTACCTTCCTTAAAAACAAGCAAAATAAAACAAATTATCACGCCTAGCATTAAAAGCCTAAATATACCTAGTAAAAATGAAAAAGTTAAAAGTGCTAAAAATACTAGCTTTCCAAGTGCTATAACTTTAACTTTAGAAGATGAGATAGACATTTCAAGAGGCGATGTAATAGCTTCTAAAAATCATAGCATAGAAATTTCAAATTCTTTTAAAGCTATGGTAATATGGATGAGTGAGGTTAAGTTTAATTTAAATGAAAACTATCTTATCAAAATAGCTAATTTAACTACTAATGTAGTATTTGAAAAAATTGATTTTAAAAAAGACATTAATACTTTCAAAGAATTTCAAAGCGATGAATTAAAACTCAATGATATTGCTAAATGCACCTTAAAGCTTAATAAAAAAACAGCCCTTAAAGCTTATAAGGACAATAAAACTTTAGGAAGCTTTATCATTATAGATAAATACTCTAATGAAACCTTAGCAGCGGGTATGGTAGAAGAAATTTTAGCAAGCGAAGAAAAGAGTAGAATTTACACTCAAGCAGAAATAGAACTTAATGCTTACATTAGAAAAAACTATCCTGAGTGGGGATGTAAAAAAATATGA
- a CDS encoding DUF6270 domain-containing protein: MNKTIKVFILGSCPSKDPFELADKKDFQIVGYIARTSFASFTSKPYVDQKIIKNILSPYHQKMVLNDMSKTTFKKILNSDFDVLLIDLIDERLNLSVFNEYIHTLSNEYKKALYKPNQYQIVKQFSEKKMSLWKKGFKKFIDFIKTNSLEDKIFLNKFYWTIKVGEESILNKNYTQEFIDKVNTDLDKMYNYFIKNLPNTKVIEYPKSIIYSDPQHKWGLEAFHYNKLMFKWQLDYISLLKNKEIAYIEKNNKKMYYKFTLSKRKDAPLLVIFHGHTFNSKPSNYKNEFYHILCPIDNFGVENCGSWWLGENGIFFVKELLHQLILSIKQKHNIKKMVFWGSSMGGYGAILHGILLKADVVFANIPQIKLLGSTYSNSGMIKYFQPIFGNNISIYNDLTNLLDKKKPECNPLFFIIQSRFDYKGYLEEQGKYFFETCLKNNINISLEVVPLKGHRLFYSIDESIKKIERFLHEIK, from the coding sequence ATGAATAAAACAATAAAAGTTTTTATACTTGGTAGTTGTCCTTCTAAGGATCCATTTGAGTTGGCTGATAAAAAAGATTTTCAGATTGTAGGTTATATAGCAAGAACAAGTTTTGCAAGTTTTACCTCAAAACCTTATGTTGATCAAAAAATTATTAAAAATATTCTTTCCCCGTATCATCAAAAAATGGTATTAAATGACATGAGCAAAACAACCTTTAAAAAAATTCTTAATAGTGATTTTGATGTTTTACTTATCGATTTAATTGATGAGAGGTTAAATTTATCTGTTTTTAATGAATATATCCACACATTGAGTAATGAATATAAAAAAGCTCTTTACAAGCCAAATCAGTATCAAATAGTAAAACAATTTTCTGAAAAAAAAATGAGTTTATGGAAAAAAGGTTTTAAAAAATTTATTGACTTTATTAAAACGAATTCTCTAGAGGATAAGATATTTTTAAATAAATTTTATTGGACGATAAAAGTTGGAGAAGAAAGCATATTAAATAAAAATTATACGCAAGAATTTATTGATAAGGTAAATACAGATTTAGACAAAATGTATAATTATTTTATAAAAAATCTGCCAAATACAAAAGTAATCGAATATCCAAAATCTATAATATATTCCGACCCACAGCATAAATGGGGATTGGAAGCTTTCCATTATAATAAGTTAATGTTTAAATGGCAGTTGGATTATATTTCTTTACTAAAAAACAAAGAAATAGCTTATATTGAAAAGAATAATAAAAAAATGTATTATAAATTTACACTTTCAAAGCGTAAAGATGCACCTTTATTGGTTATTTTTCATGGACATACATTTAATTCTAAACCCAGTAATTATAAAAATGAATTCTATCATATATTGTGTCCTATTGATAACTTTGGTGTTGAAAATTGTGGTTCTTGGTGGCTTGGAGAAAATGGAATTTTTTTTGTTAAGGAGTTGTTGCATCAATTAATTTTATCAATTAAACAAAAACACAATATCAAAAAGATGGTCTTTTGGGGTTCTAGCATGGGAGGGTACGGTGCTATTTTACATGGTATTTTATTGAAAGCAGATGTTGTATTTGCAAATATACCTCAAATAAAACTTTTAGGTAGCACTTACTCAAATAGCGGAATGATTAAATATTTTCAGCCAATTTTTGGCAATAATATTTCTATTTATAATGATTTAACAAATTTATTAGATAAAAAAAAACCAGAGTGCAATCCTTTATTTTTTATAATTCAGTCTAGGTTTGATTACAAAGGTTATTTAGAGGAACAAGGAAAATATTTTTTTGAGACATGTTTAAAAAATAATATTAATATTTCTTTAGAAGTTGTCCCTTTAAAAGGACATAGATTATTTTATTCTATAGATGAATCTATAAAAAAAATTGAAAGATTTTTGCATGAGATAAAATAA
- the cysC gene encoding adenylyl-sulfate kinase translates to MSKNLTWHTSSITKTQRAKLKNQKPCVLWFSGLSGSGKSTLANAVEKKLFEQGFHTYLLDGDNIRHGLNKDLGFDEASRVENIRRIGEVCKLFVDAGMIVLCAFISPFEKDRKLIKDLLDEGEYIEIFVDTPLEICEKRDPKGLYKKARNGEIKNFTGIDSPYEKPKNPHIHIIKEDLNENVDMILRFLNGRIK, encoded by the coding sequence ATGAGTAAAAATTTAACTTGGCATACAAGTAGCATTACAAAAACTCAAAGAGCTAAACTTAAAAATCAAAAACCATGTGTTTTATGGTTTAGTGGACTTAGTGGTAGTGGTAAATCTACTTTGGCTAATGCGGTTGAAAAAAAACTTTTTGAGCAAGGTTTTCATACCTATCTTTTAGATGGAGATAATATCCGCCATGGACTTAATAAAGACTTGGGTTTTGATGAAGCTTCAAGAGTAGAAAACATAAGACGCATAGGAGAAGTATGCAAGCTTTTTGTAGATGCTGGTATGATAGTTCTTTGTGCTTTTATATCACCTTTTGAAAAAGATAGAAAGCTTATAAAAGATCTTTTAGATGAGGGTGAATATATAGAAATATTTGTTGATACACCTTTGGAAATTTGTGAAAAAAGAGATCCAAAAGGACTTTATAAAAAAGCAAGAAATGGAGAGATTAAAAATTTCACAGGTATAGATAGCCCTTATGAAAAACCTAAAAATCCACATATACACATAATAAAAGAAGATCTTAATGAGAATGTAGATATGATTTTGAGATTTTTAAATGGGAGAATTAAATGA
- a CDS encoding SLC13 family permease, whose protein sequence is MKIIVALSILILLILLISNKIKPFILFGSVAVLYYLLGYLNLNTWLSSYTSESLIVLILLLLVSLAIEKSVVISWCSKFIIGKNYHLSLLKLGVVTASISAFLNNTAVVASFMSIIKNNKFQVPSKLLIPLSYFSIVGGTMTLIGTSTNLIVNSFVVQNGLQSLKIFDFFAVGFCISIGVLIVLLIFNFLLPEYKEKENVINEYLINAKVLKNSSLVGKTIQENGLRNLEFLFLLEIQRKDELITPVSHSELIKEEDVLVFSGDITHLEVLKKFDGLQIGSQDLKLETLNLVDVVINSESNLIGKSVKEANFRAKFDAGIVALKRGSKNISKIGQSLLQVGDRLILSAGKDFHSRDNINKNFYIISNIMQNQKLSNIQSFIVIFVFLTIIALSALELVSLLKALLVFLACLFIFKIISFDEVKRRFPLEIFIIVGSSLAITKVLVDSGLAKDLAEFIIGTFGVYGLYGSFVGIYLLTLLLTEIITNNAAAALAFPIAYSTALALEVNPTPFILAVAYGASCAFLMPHGYQTHLMVGSICGYKTTDFIKIGWIVSLTYSAIVLTITPVFFIF, encoded by the coding sequence ATGAAAATTATTGTTGCATTAAGTATTTTAATTTTGCTTATTTTGTTAATTAGTAATAAAATTAAACCTTTTATTTTATTTGGTAGTGTAGCTGTGCTTTATTATCTTTTGGGGTATTTAAATTTGAACACTTGGCTTAGCTCTTATACGAGCGAATCTTTGATTGTGCTTATTTTGCTTTTGTTAGTTTCACTGGCTATAGAAAAAAGCGTTGTGATAAGTTGGTGTTCTAAATTCATCATAGGTAAAAATTATCATTTATCGCTTTTAAAGCTTGGAGTTGTTACAGCTAGTATTTCAGCTTTTTTAAATAATACTGCAGTAGTGGCAAGTTTTATGAGTATTATAAAAAATAACAAATTTCAAGTTCCTTCTAAACTACTCATTCCACTTTCATATTTTTCCATAGTTGGTGGAACGATGACTTTGATAGGTACTTCAACTAACTTGATAGTCAATTCTTTTGTAGTGCAAAATGGCTTGCAAAGTTTAAAGATTTTTGATTTTTTTGCAGTGGGTTTTTGTATAAGTATTGGTGTGCTTATAGTGCTTTTAATTTTTAACTTTTTATTGCCTGAGTATAAAGAAAAAGAAAATGTCATTAATGAGTATTTAATCAATGCTAAAGTATTGAAAAATAGCTCGTTAGTGGGAAAAACTATACAAGAAAATGGCTTAAGAAATTTAGAGTTTTTGTTTTTACTTGAAATTCAAAGAAAAGATGAGCTTATCACACCTGTTAGTCATAGTGAGCTTATTAAAGAAGAAGATGTATTAGTTTTTAGTGGAGATATTACACATTTAGAAGTTTTGAAAAAATTTGATGGCTTGCAAATTGGCTCGCAAGATTTGAAATTAGAAACATTAAATTTGGTAGATGTTGTTATAAATTCTGAGTCAAACTTGATAGGAAAAAGTGTTAAGGAAGCAAACTTTAGAGCTAAATTTGATGCAGGGATTGTGGCTCTAAAAAGAGGCTCAAAAAATATTTCAAAAATTGGTCAAAGCTTATTGCAAGTTGGAGATAGGCTTATTTTAAGCGCGGGTAAGGATTTTCACTCAAGAGATAATATCAATAAAAACTTTTATATTATCTCAAATATCATGCAAAATCAAAAGTTAAGTAACATCCAAAGTTTTATAGTGATTTTTGTATTTTTAACTATTATCGCTTTATCGGCTTTGGAATTAGTGTCTTTACTTAAAGCATTGCTAGTGTTTTTAGCTTGTTTATTTATATTTAAAATCATAAGTTTTGATGAAGTAAAAAGACGCTTTCCTTTGGAAATTTTTATCATAGTAGGATCTTCTTTAGCTATAACTAAAGTTTTAGTTGATAGTGGTTTAGCTAAAGATTTGGCCGAGTTTATTATAGGAACTTTTGGGGTGTATGGATTATATGGTAGTTTTGTGGGAATTTATCTTCTAACTTTGCTTTTAACTGAAATCATTACCAATAACGCTGCTGCAGCTTTGGCTTTTCCTATCGCTTATAGTACTGCTTTGGCACTTGAAGTTAATCCAACTCCGTTTATATTAGCGGTTGCTTATGGGGCAAGTTGTGCATTTTTAATGCCACATGGTTATCAAACTCACTTGATGGTAGGTTCAATTTGTGGGTATAAAACTACTGATTTTATAAAAATAGGATGGATAGTTTCTTTGACTTATTCAGCTATTGTTTTAACTATAACGCCGGTATTTTTTATTTTTTAA
- a CDS encoding heparinase II/III domain-containing protein, with protein MNKDDLQYLIKNKILRLANYEDINFNTIDWTYNPYNHTNYIFILHKMEYLLDLAYFYIDTKDKNIKDIIFDILNSWYLSCNDKLDNPWIFHDHATALRASNISKILSIIKSCISKDEFLLFQKILTIDVNKLLLDEFYSKNTNHGLDQSLSLYEASFFLEVNNVLDIRNIATNRINDELRFAFCDDGGHKENSPAYLSYGISQVLRALDIGYKYEKENTKIYFPLDLLKKSCLVLGYFVQFNGNLPLIGDTTIFKINNLLLNKLSMHNCKEYENYIYLISNGKEGVKPDKDLLFLNDSGYAIIKDFDNKLNLVFKCKHISNYHRHDDDLSFTLFYDNEEWFVDSGLYEYAEKDEFRRYLRSHFSHNLTYPNNFKAHRNLSRSLKTHINNLSNENIYRFEGYSYMFDGFENYRSIEYDKNNLIFTIIDKCKILNKKLESIVIKNDVSYITNFIIPKNKKIIIDELNKCVKIIGQNKILHLVYQDNISNVYIEENYISRRINTKESVNVLKFCHNGICLDNVFYLTYSSDFINYKN; from the coding sequence ATGAATAAAGATGATTTGCAGTATTTAATTAAAAACAAAATTTTAAGATTGGCTAATTATGAAGATATAAATTTTAATACTATAGATTGGACGTATAATCCATATAATCATACAAATTATATTTTTATATTGCATAAAATGGAATATTTATTAGATTTGGCTTATTTTTATATTGATACAAAAGATAAAAATATAAAAGATATTATATTTGATATTTTAAATTCGTGGTATTTATCTTGCAATGACAAATTAGATAATCCTTGGATATTCCACGATCATGCTACAGCATTAAGAGCTTCTAATATATCAAAAATTTTAAGTATCATAAAAAGTTGTATAAGTAAAGATGAATTTTTACTTTTTCAAAAAATTTTAACAATAGATGTTAATAAGCTTTTATTAGATGAGTTTTATTCTAAAAATACAAACCATGGATTAGATCAAAGCTTATCTTTATATGAAGCATCTTTTTTTTTAGAAGTTAATAATGTATTAGATATAAGAAATATTGCAACAAATAGAATTAATGATGAACTTAGATTTGCTTTTTGTGATGATGGTGGTCACAAAGAGAATAGTCCAGCTTATTTATCTTATGGTATTTCTCAGGTTTTAAGAGCTTTAGATATTGGATATAAGTATGAAAAAGAAAATACTAAAATATATTTTCCATTAGATTTATTAAAAAAATCTTGTTTAGTTTTAGGATATTTTGTTCAATTTAATGGAAATTTGCCCCTTATTGGTGATACTACTATATTTAAGATAAATAACCTTTTGTTAAATAAATTGTCAATGCATAATTGTAAAGAATATGAAAATTATATATATTTGATAAGTAATGGAAAAGAAGGTGTAAAACCTGATAAAGATTTATTATTTTTAAATGATTCAGGATATGCAATTATAAAAGACTTTGATAATAAATTAAATTTGGTTTTTAAATGCAAACATATAAGTAATTATCATAGACATGATGATGATTTAAGTTTTACTTTATTTTATGATAATGAAGAATGGTTCGTTGATAGCGGTTTATATGAGTATGCTGAAAAGGATGAGTTTAGAAGATATTTAAGATCTCATTTTTCCCATAATTTAACTTATCCAAATAATTTTAAAGCTCATAGAAATTTAAGCAGGTCTTTAAAAACTCATATTAATAATTTATCTAATGAAAATATTTATAGATTTGAAGGATATTCTTATATGTTCGATGGTTTCGAAAATTATAGAAGTATAGAATATGACAAGAATAATTTGATTTTTACTATAATTGATAAGTGTAAAATACTTAATAAAAAATTAGAAAGTATAGTTATAAAAAATGATGTTTCTTATATAACTAATTTTATTATTCCAAAAAATAAAAAAATTATAATTGATGAATTGAATAAATGTGTAAAAATCATAGGACAAAATAAGATATTACATTTAGTATATCAAGATAACATTAGTAATGTATATATAGAAGAAAATTATATATCCAGAAGAATAAATACAAAAGAGAGTGTTAATGTTTTGAAATTTTGTCATAATGGTATATGTTTAGATAATGTTTTTTATTTAACTTATTCTAGTGATTTTATTAATTATAAAAATTAA